The nucleotide window aaaaacatttgtttaagagtcagaaatttcttatggtatgtggtgagcatttgtacaactctggtgtgtgaaactattgGAATAGATGCCtttttcaaagtattttcaatcttttttgcaactatttctgtaacctctttactcctaggttcatagttgttgcctcggagtcgccctatacgaaatctttcaaactgataacacaaaagaacatcctggtaagtaggtaactgggactcagagagattgtacgcatatatgccaaacacaggacatttctgtttaaatttaaatttagatacagacattttgagttctgtgttctctTGAGAGGATAtaagtgaaggaactcgatgaaaaaatatttatgtggagaccagtccgaacgtgtcgaatggcgcagggaaatgaatgtaagtgatagaactcggcgaaatcaccgacaagagtgaaggaactcgatgaaaaaatatttgtgtggagacctatccgaacgtgtcctttggcgtaggtgaatgaatgtgagtgatagcactcggcaaaatcaacgtcaagaagtgtggccgcaagccgattttcaccttgcgctgtggcgcgccgcattttcgctcgtatctcgggaacggttcgtcctacggccttgatcacataccatttcggtagcaaatgacgtgacaaataacttttgttttatacattttgccatgagatgcgtatttcaggcgctaggtggacaatttcacgattttaggcgaatttccaaaatttcaaggccggagttggggttgaagatgcaatccgatctcaaaacaaaaagttgcattggaattaggaagtactaaggcaacttttccgcactattagaaatcccgaatcgaaaaaagtccggaatcgacccaccctagtcaccacttatgtacatacgtacatacctaacgggtgatttttttgaggttaggattttcatgcattagtatttgacagatcacgtgggatttcagacatggtgtcaaagagaaagatgctcagtatgctttgacatttcatcatgaatagactcactaacgagcaacgcttgcaaatcattgaattttattaccaaaatcagtgttcggttcttttcttttttatcgacaaattttgttcagcgatgaggctcatttctggttgaatggctacgtaaataagcaaaattgccgcatttggggtgaagagcaaccagaagccgttcaagaactgcccatgcatcccgaaaaatgcactgtttggtgtggtttgtacgctggtggaatcattggaccgtattttttcaaagatgctgttggacgcaacgttacggtgaatggcgatcgctatcgttcgatgctaacaaactttttgttgccaaaaatggaagaactgaacttggttgacatgtggtttcaacaagatggcgctacatgccacacagctcgcgattctatggccattttgagggaaaacttcggacaacaattcatctcaagaaatggacccgtaagttggccaccaagatcatgcgatttaacgcctttagactattttttgtggggctacgtcaagtctaaagtctacagaaataagccagcaactattccagctttggaagacaacatttccgaagaaattcgggctattccggccgaaatgctcgaaaaagttgcccaaaattggactttccgaatggaccacctaagacgcagccgcggtcaacatttaaatgaaattatcttcaaaaagtaaatgtcatgaaccaatctaacgtttcaaataaagaaccgatgagattttgcaaattttatgcgtttttttttttaaaaaagttatcaagctcttaaaaaatcaccctttatattacaaaacaaaaaaaagagggaagcaaaattaatgcaacatacacccacatgtatgtataaacagcattgtgaaaattttacaaatttacaaaaagtgcATACCTGGACTTCACCGATTTTCTATTCACGCGTTATCCGTACGGcatataatatacacacatacatacggcATACAACGTACATAgggtacaaaattaaataaaaatttcataatatatCGGAAATACCTACAATATTCCGAAAAAACAAAGCGGTAAatgctaaattttaatttattaaaaatttaaaaatgttctaattaaaaacaaaaaaatttacggtcaaaataaaacaaaaaatttaagagttGCTAGAAAAaaagcacataagtatgtacatacgtatctGCATTTTCAagtgttcacacacacatatattcaaAGACCAAATCTGCACCTGTCCAGCAATACCCCGTGTTCTTCTTAGAGCACAAGCAAGTAGgattacaaacaaacaaaaaaataaataaacttttcttCAGCATTTTACGTATGCACATAAACATGCACATATCGTGCAGACTCATATACAAAAGTCAACAacttttttctcctttttgcaTTATTGCTCGTATACGCAAGTATTATTTTACCACTTACTCACGTAGATAGTTAATTTAGCACTTACACCTTAGCACCCAGCCCGGACTAAAAACCTTTCTTTTGTTATGGCCAAATGATTGCTTTTTAATTCGTTAAGATATTCACAAGTTTTACAAATTCGTTTACAATACTTCAAGTATaatgttaaagaaaaaatcTGCCTGGTCGGATACCAGTGGAGTGACAGTAAATGGATGGAAAACCGTGAATTGATGGACTCCTTGGTCGGATACCAATGGAGGCTGTACCAAGtatataaaaatcgaaattgaaattaGATTGAATGAACTGCTGCGCGTCGAAGATCAACTGATGAGGCAAGATGATTTGGGTTGCGCGCCGAAAAAGAAAcgaagaaaaaagagaaaagctGCTGCGCGccgaaaatagcaaaaaaaaacgtCCGCTGATGTGAATCGCTCTTAGATCGAGATCGAAAAAAGAGCGGCCTCTTCCAGGACGAGGGTTTTTGCTCGTTGGGCTGTGGAGAGTTATGGTGGGTTGATGTACGGCGTGTATTGGTGGGTGTGTGGGTGTAGACTGCTACTTTCAGTCGATGAGTGTTGACTCCAAGTGCGGTGAGTGTGCCAGTGTTCCTTTTGAGTGGTTTGTTGTGTGGTATAGTGGTGTATGAGGGCGggaagcttaactcatttagccatcccggcccctcTGCGTCTCGCTGACGCCATAAACGGGACTCAGGAGGTGGTGCCGGTCTTCGTTGTCGTGCCACACGGTTGGTTTGCTGTGGTCTGCGAGTGGCAGGTGGCCAACCGACCTCTCGTCTTGGGGTGCGGTGGAGCAGCGTGTGATGCTGCCTGTCACACATTTGGCACAAAGCCCCAGAGTCACAGTCCTCAGTCGCGTGCGTGTGTGCCAGACAATCGTGGCAATGCCCATGCGCCTGTGCTACCTGCTGGCGCTGGATGGGTGACATGCCCTTGAAGAGTCCCCAGTGCGGCAGTGGGTGGGGGCGGCGACAAGGGGGGCATCGTATGCGATGCGGCTCCGTTGATGGTGAGGGTGTGGTTACTGGTGCTCGTGTGCCATTACAAGCTGCAGTTGACGGTGCTGTTGCGGTGATTGTATGGGGCGCCGCTGTTGGGACAAACCCAGGATGGGGCACACTGATGGCCGATCGCAGTGTTGGCGTTGGAGTTGAAATGTTTTCTGAATCCATATTTGCCTTCATGGAGAAAAAGTCGAGTTTAGTTCCAACTCATTTGTATATGTTATGAAATTGTGTGAATTGTAACCAACTTTATTTGTTTGTCAGAGTTTACTAATCTACCCATTACAAATCATAGTATCTTTATGATTTATCATATGTGCGATTGATTTTGGTTTTAGTTATTAGACGGATGTTTTAATTTCTGCGTGTCGGTATTATTGTACGGATTGTTCATTACGCGCATTTTCGCTATTATCTGCGGTTGGTAGGAAGCACAGTTTAACAAGCGCTCTGGTCATCGTTCCGTTTTAagtacggagatcaactactCGGATATGACGGTCGGAGCCGTAATGTAGCTTCTCTATGCGaccaagccgccattctgtaggggggagacaatcgtcatgtGTTAGGACAaattcaggtggaagtgctgccataatctgcgttcgcaccTTTttcttatgcatagtgcagattttgcacgaaaaaatgcatttctttatctttGGCTTGAGTCTTGGGAAATAAAAGTCTTGGCGGACTATTTGAGGCATGAGGCGGTGTTCTGCGTGTAATAATAGTACATGGACATTATATAATTCGTGTACCGATGTACTCACCCGTTGATTAGCGACGAAAAAAAAGTGCATACGAAATGATGCGTATATGCGCGCGGATCGTAAT belongs to Bactrocera dorsalis isolate Fly_Bdor chromosome 1, ASM2337382v1, whole genome shotgun sequence and includes:
- the LOC125775450 gene encoding uncharacterized protein LOC125775450; the encoded protein is MKANMDSENISTPTPTLRSAISVPHPGFVPTAAPHTITATAPSTAACNGTRAPVTTPSPSTEPHRIRCPPCRRPHPLPHWGLFKGMSPIQRQQVAQAHGHCHDCLAHTHATEDCDSGALCQMCDRQHHTLLHRTPRREVGWPPATRRPQQTNRVARQRRPAPPPESRLWRQRDAEGPGWLNELSFPPSYTTIPHNKPLKRNTGTLTALGVNTHRLKVAVYTHTPTNTRRTSTHHNSPQPNEQKPSSWKRPLFFRSRSKSDSHQRTFFFAIFGAQQLFSFFFVSFSARNPNHLASSVDLRRAAVHSI